The following are encoded in a window of Streptomyces griseiscabiei genomic DNA:
- a CDS encoding FAD-binding oxidoreductase, translating into MLRKLLFWSFAVFFPLPLVLTYDLVADEPERLKFYIFLGLIAYTWWLLSIVLSVRPPWLHRFVGLPSIYGLHGALGVVAIFAAYIHRDNSYSPDRLARILGDWGFYGALALLCYSIFFMSGWFVDRSRLLLAVKRILETVFRRQLSLWIHRLNLVIVAMIWLHAHLLVRVNQYFAFMVLFDLYTVMALGIYVWKKWIAPDTYLMGTVTSNDTRGGATRRVAVGLDSKAASMQPGDFFFLSFEGSSSVSREWHPFSVTDDNRKVLSFTIRQHGDFTRRLDNVEVGTRVRLEGPFGRFESIIQGRDREAPLVFLGMGAGVAPLLSLAAAHHATRKIHLLWAVRNPEDAYYRDVLEEYQAASGGRMQVTINVGRFRREDLAGTLSAEAVAKGAFFIVGPNPAVLANQRLLRRIGVSARRIHQERLTM; encoded by the coding sequence ATGCTACGTAAACTGCTGTTCTGGAGCTTCGCGGTGTTTTTTCCGCTCCCGCTGGTGCTCACCTACGATCTCGTGGCCGATGAACCCGAACGCCTGAAGTTCTATATCTTCCTAGGCTTGATTGCCTATACCTGGTGGCTGTTGTCCATCGTGCTCAGTGTGAGACCGCCCTGGCTGCACCGTTTCGTGGGACTTCCGTCCATTTACGGCTTGCATGGAGCGCTCGGCGTAGTGGCAATTTTCGCGGCTTATATACACCGTGACAACTCCTACTCGCCGGACCGGCTGGCTCGAATTCTGGGGGACTGGGGGTTCTACGGGGCGCTCGCACTGCTCTGCTACTCGATTTTCTTCATGAGCGGGTGGTTCGTCGACAGGTCGCGACTGCTGCTGGCGGTCAAGAGAATTCTGGAGACTGTCTTCCGTCGCCAGCTCTCTCTGTGGATTCATCGACTCAACCTGGTGATCGTGGCGATGATCTGGCTGCACGCCCACCTACTCGTGAGAGTGAACCAGTACTTTGCATTCATGGTGCTTTTTGATCTGTACACAGTGATGGCACTCGGGATCTACGTCTGGAAAAAATGGATCGCGCCCGACACGTATCTGATGGGGACCGTCACAAGCAACGACACGCGCGGCGGGGCGACCCGCAGAGTGGCGGTGGGCCTCGACAGTAAAGCGGCGTCCATGCAGCCAGGTGACTTTTTCTTCCTCAGCTTCGAGGGATCTTCTTCTGTGAGTAGAGAATGGCATCCCTTCTCAGTCACCGACGACAACCGCAAGGTACTGAGCTTCACGATTCGGCAGCACGGAGACTTCACTCGCCGTCTCGACAATGTCGAAGTGGGAACTCGCGTCCGTCTGGAGGGGCCATTCGGCCGCTTCGAATCGATTATCCAAGGCCGGGACCGTGAAGCCCCGCTCGTCTTCCTCGGGATGGGCGCGGGCGTGGCGCCCCTCCTCAGTCTGGCAGCAGCTCACCACGCCACGCGAAAGATTCATCTGCTGTGGGCTGTGCGTAACCCAGAAGACGCCTATTACCGTGACGTGCTAGAGGAGTACCAGGCGGCGTCTGGTGGCCGGATGCAGGTCACCATCAATGTTGGCCGGTTCCGCCGCGAAGACCTTGCCGGCACCCTGTCTGCGGAGGCAGTCGCAAAGGGCGCGTTCTTCATCGTGGGGCCGAACCCCGCCGTGTTGGCAAACCAGCGCCTGCTACGGCGCATCGGAGTCTCTGCACGGCGAATACACCAAGAACGCCTCACCATGTAG
- a CDS encoding response regulator transcription factor gives MAQRLRRFSDKAERLLLPAVVLAHELDWDDVHLALESGATGYLLENRYAYLLAEALWCAARGTSILDPEIAAEQVRVAVRARTDEEERLRTAERTKPARATGRLRQLSRRERQVMELLVSGRGVSDVAREMFLTDKTVRNYLSRIYVKLNVRCLSEAILYWLGHLDAPAATDTSGNHP, from the coding sequence ATGGCACAGCGGCTGAGGCGTTTCTCGGACAAGGCGGAGAGACTCCTGTTGCCTGCCGTGGTTCTGGCCCACGAGCTCGACTGGGATGACGTGCACTTGGCGTTGGAAAGTGGAGCCACTGGCTATCTCCTGGAGAACCGGTACGCGTACCTGCTCGCCGAGGCGCTGTGGTGCGCCGCCCGAGGTACCAGCATCCTGGACCCGGAGATCGCCGCCGAACAGGTCCGGGTCGCAGTCCGGGCCAGGACAGACGAGGAGGAACGCCTCAGGACGGCGGAGAGGACGAAGCCGGCGAGGGCCACCGGCCGACTACGGCAACTGTCCCGGCGGGAGCGGCAGGTCATGGAGCTGCTCGTCTCCGGGCGGGGCGTCAGCGACGTCGCCCGGGAAATGTTCCTGACCGACAAGACGGTGCGGAACTATCTGAGCCGCATCTACGTGAAGCTGAACGTGCGTTGCTTGTCGGAGGCGATCCTGTACTGGCTCGGGCACCTGGACGCCCCAGCCGCGACCGATACCTCGGGAAATCACCCATGA
- a CDS encoding helix-turn-helix domain-containing protein, whose amino-acid sequence MTGRNDPYDTNRDMRDDFRAEIREFLGTRRARVTPEQAGLPSYGGDRRRVNGLRREEVALLAGISSEYYTRLERGNATGVSESVIDGIAQALRLDEAERIHLLDLLRGAGTTRPPRRKPAQQRVRPAVQRVLDSMTGTPAFVLSGRLDILAANPLGRALFSPVYADPARPPNNARFVFLDPHAPEFFRDWDQVANDIVAMLRAEAGRDAYDRRLTDLIGELSTRSEDFRRRWAAHNVRIHTTGLKRLHHPVVGDLDLPFETFPLGGDASQSLLTYTAEPASPTQDALNLLASWAATNDADASESVGDSEPAGSAETVD is encoded by the coding sequence ATGACAGGCAGAAACGACCCCTATGACACCAATCGCGATATGCGTGATGATTTCCGCGCGGAGATCCGGGAATTTCTGGGGACACGACGGGCCAGGGTCACCCCGGAGCAGGCCGGACTGCCCTCGTACGGGGGCGACCGCCGGCGGGTCAACGGGCTGCGCCGGGAGGAGGTGGCTCTGCTCGCGGGCATCTCCAGCGAGTACTACACCCGGCTCGAGCGCGGCAACGCCACCGGCGTCTCCGAGAGCGTCATCGACGGCATCGCACAGGCACTGCGACTCGACGAGGCCGAACGCATCCACCTGCTCGACCTCCTGCGCGGCGCCGGCACGACCCGTCCCCCGCGCCGCAAGCCCGCCCAGCAGCGCGTACGGCCCGCAGTGCAGCGCGTCCTCGACTCAATGACCGGAACACCCGCGTTCGTCCTCAGCGGGCGCCTGGACATCCTGGCCGCCAACCCCCTCGGACGCGCGCTGTTCTCCCCGGTCTACGCCGACCCGGCGCGGCCACCGAACAACGCACGGTTCGTCTTCCTCGACCCGCACGCACCCGAGTTCTTCCGCGACTGGGACCAGGTCGCCAACGACATCGTCGCCATGCTGCGCGCCGAGGCCGGCCGCGACGCCTACGACCGGCGGCTGACGGACCTGATCGGGGAACTGTCCACCCGCAGCGAGGACTTCCGTCGCCGCTGGGCCGCCCACAACGTCCGCATCCACACCACAGGCCTGAAACGCCTCCACCATCCGGTCGTCGGCGACCTCGACCTGCCCTTCGAGACCTTCCCTCTGGGAGGCGACGCCAGCCAGAGCCTGCTCACCTACACCGCCGAACCCGCCTCACCCACCCAGGACGCCCTGAATCTGCTGGCCAGTTGGGCCGCGACCAACGACGCTGACGCGTCCGAATCGGTCGGCGACTCCGAGCCGGCCGGGTCGGCCGAGACAGTCGACTGA
- a CDS encoding FAD binding domain-containing protein, with the protein MYPFSFTKVSDTREAVNAGRSGGRYIAGGTTLVDLMRETVERPGALVDISDLPLRGISVTGRGGLRIGALVRMAEAAAHPKVRATYPVISQALELSASAQLRNMATIGGNIMQRTRCTYFRDVTAACNKREPGSGCAALEGYNRTHAILGTSTDCVATHPSDVAVAFAALEATVHLLGPDGTRSIPFADFLLRPGSTPNREQALRKGELITAVEIPALPRPLKSGYLKVRDRQSYEFALTSAAVALHIRGGVIREAKVAAGGVGTVPWKLPAVEKHLLGERPSQSLWAEAAKQAAEGARPLEHNRFKVELLKRTVERQLRIVGGTK; encoded by the coding sequence ATGTATCCCTTCTCCTTCACGAAGGTCTCGGACACCCGCGAGGCCGTGAACGCAGGCCGCAGCGGCGGGCGTTACATCGCCGGCGGCACCACTCTGGTCGACCTGATGCGTGAGACCGTCGAGCGCCCCGGCGCACTGGTCGACATCAGTGACCTGCCGTTGCGCGGGATATCCGTCACGGGCCGCGGGGGCCTGCGCATCGGCGCCCTGGTACGGATGGCGGAGGCCGCCGCCCACCCCAAGGTCCGCGCGACCTACCCCGTGATCTCGCAGGCGCTGGAGCTGAGCGCGTCGGCCCAGTTGCGCAACATGGCCACCATCGGCGGCAACATCATGCAGCGCACCCGCTGTACGTACTTCCGCGACGTGACCGCCGCCTGCAACAAGCGCGAGCCCGGCTCGGGCTGCGCGGCGCTCGAAGGCTACAACCGCACCCACGCCATCCTGGGCACCTCGACCGACTGCGTGGCCACCCACCCCTCCGACGTGGCCGTGGCCTTCGCCGCCCTGGAGGCGACCGTCCACCTCCTCGGCCCGGACGGCACACGCAGCATCCCCTTCGCCGACTTCCTGCTACGGCCGGGCAGCACACCCAACCGCGAACAGGCTCTCCGCAAAGGCGAGTTGATCACCGCAGTGGAGATCCCCGCCCTCCCGCGCCCGCTCAAGTCCGGCTACCTGAAGGTCCGCGACCGGCAGTCCTACGAGTTCGCGCTGACCTCGGCGGCCGTGGCCCTGCACATCCGGGGCGGGGTGATACGGGAGGCGAAGGTCGCCGCCGGCGGCGTCGGCACCGTGCCCTGGAAGCTCCCCGCCGTCGAGAAGCACCTCCTCGGCGAGCGGCCCTCGCAGTCCCTGTGGGCCGAGGCCGCGAAGCAGGCGGCCGAGGGGGCCCGCCCGCTGGAGCACAACCGCTTCAAGGTCGAGTTGCTCAAGCGCACCGTTGAGCGTCAGTTGCGCATCGTAGGAGGCACTAAGTGA
- a CDS encoding alcohol dehydrogenase catalytic domain-containing protein, whose amino-acid sequence MNHVDGTFGPLPVSPLVPGHEIVGRVTEIGPAVSRHQVGDLVGIGCMVNSCLTCENCQADQEQYSLKGNTLVFGAPAPAEPGAHTQGGYSEAIVAPEDFVVRVPETLDPAADAPLLCAGITGYPPKREGHWSTRVGATPAKRSAAALNSQRHGTARRFDRPCIRRRPPRSPSTSQARPSLRARVARTRRTPAPAAR is encoded by the coding sequence ATGAACCACGTCGACGGCACGTTCGGCCCGCTGCCGGTCAGCCCGCTCGTCCCCGGCCACGAAATCGTCGGCCGGGTCACCGAGATCGGCCCCGCTGTCTCCCGCCACCAGGTCGGCGACCTGGTCGGCATCGGTTGCATGGTCAACTCCTGCCTCACGTGTGAGAACTGCCAGGCAGACCAGGAGCAGTACTCCCTCAAGGGAAACACTCTCGTCTTCGGAGCTCCCGCCCCCGCCGAGCCCGGCGCCCACACCCAGGGCGGCTACTCCGAGGCCATCGTCGCCCCGGAGGACTTCGTCGTCCGCGTTCCCGAGACCCTCGACCCGGCCGCCGACGCTCCGCTGCTGTGCGCCGGCATCACGGGCTACCCCCCGAAACGGGAAGGCCACTGGTCCACCCGGGTCGGTGCCACCCCGGCGAAGCGATCCGCTGCCGCCCTCAACTCTCAACGGCATGGGACTGCAAGACGTTTTGACAGACCCTGTATCCGGCGTCGGCCCCCTCGATCACCATCAACGTCGCAAGCCAGGCCGTCCCTGCGGGCGCGGGTTGCGCGCACGCGGAGGACACCAGCACCGGCAGCACGGTAG
- a CDS encoding (2Fe-2S)-binding protein: MSTELTESAVPPPTDPSAEAHSAPSRRTFIATTTAVGGAVVAGGLVAGSPLLGAGEAVAAEAPPSSRVSLTVNGKRHTVTVDNRTSLLDLLREHLDLPGSKKGCNAGACGACTVLVDGRRVNSCLTLAVRLEGSEVTTIEGLADGDRLHPLQQAFIDEDAFQCGYCTPGQIMSGVGCIQEGHTGSKDEIREWMSGNICRCGCYVKIVRAVEQTAQGK; the protein is encoded by the coding sequence ATGTCCACTGAACTCACCGAGTCAGCCGTTCCTCCCCCCACCGATCCCTCTGCCGAGGCTCATTCGGCACCGTCCCGGCGCACGTTCATCGCGACGACCACCGCGGTCGGCGGTGCCGTCGTCGCAGGCGGCCTGGTCGCCGGGTCACCCCTGCTGGGCGCCGGGGAAGCGGTGGCCGCCGAGGCACCACCGAGCAGTCGCGTCTCGCTGACCGTCAACGGCAAGCGGCACACCGTCACGGTCGACAACCGGACCTCGCTCCTCGACCTGCTGCGCGAACACCTGGACCTGCCCGGCTCGAAGAAGGGCTGCAACGCCGGGGCGTGCGGAGCCTGCACAGTCCTGGTCGACGGACGCCGGGTCAACTCATGCCTGACGCTGGCGGTACGGCTGGAAGGCTCCGAGGTCACAACGATCGAGGGCCTCGCCGACGGTGACCGACTTCACCCGCTGCAGCAAGCGTTCATCGACGAGGACGCGTTCCAGTGCGGCTACTGCACGCCCGGACAGATCATGTCCGGCGTCGGCTGCATCCAGGAGGGCCACACCGGCTCCAAGGACGAGATCCGCGAGTGGATGAGCGGCAACATCTGCCGCTGCGGCTGCTACGTGAAGATCGTGCGCGCGGTCGAGCAGACCGCCCAAGGGAAATGA
- a CDS encoding SDR family oxidoreductase, whose translation MSKVILVTGAGRGLGTDIVREALAAGHQVVATGRRPEEVEKTLGGSQDNLLVTKLDVTSPQDAEAAAQAAVDRFGRIDVLINNAGNFFAGYFEEISPAQMRQQFETNLFGPMNVTRAILPVLRKQRAGHVITLSSSAGIIGQEFCVAYAASKFGVEGWMESLRYDVAPYGIHTTVVEPGFFRTELLVDASTTWPEPTIDDYAERTTATIAAWKSMNGQQSGDPAKLARALLTIAEQDKPLQRFVAGADAIQGVTAKAQELLAQAEASRELGGDLGYDDNA comes from the coding sequence ATGAGCAAGGTCATTCTCGTCACCGGTGCCGGACGCGGTCTGGGCACGGACATCGTCCGTGAGGCACTCGCCGCCGGCCACCAGGTCGTCGCCACCGGCCGCCGCCCCGAGGAGGTCGAGAAGACCCTGGGCGGATCGCAGGACAACCTGCTGGTCACCAAGCTGGACGTCACCAGCCCGCAGGACGCCGAGGCCGCCGCGCAGGCCGCCGTCGACCGCTTCGGCCGCATCGACGTCCTGATCAACAACGCCGGAAACTTCTTCGCCGGCTACTTCGAGGAGATCTCGCCCGCGCAGATGCGTCAGCAGTTCGAGACCAACCTCTTCGGCCCCATGAATGTCACCCGTGCGATCCTGCCCGTCCTGCGCAAGCAGCGCGCGGGACATGTCATCACCCTCTCCTCCTCCGCCGGCATCATCGGCCAGGAGTTCTGCGTCGCGTACGCCGCCTCCAAGTTCGGCGTCGAGGGCTGGATGGAGTCGCTGCGCTACGACGTCGCGCCGTACGGCATCCACACCACGGTCGTGGAGCCCGGCTTCTTCCGCACCGAGCTGCTCGTGGACGCCTCCACCACCTGGCCCGAGCCGACCATCGACGACTACGCCGAGCGCACCACGGCCACCATCGCCGCCTGGAAGAGCATGAACGGACAGCAGAGCGGCGACCCCGCCAAGCTCGCCCGCGCCCTGCTGACCATCGCCGAGCAGGACAAGCCTCTGCAGCGCTTCGTCGCCGGCGCCGACGCCATCCAAGGCGTCACGGCCAAGGCCCAGGAACTCCTCGCCCAGGCCGAAGCATCCCGCGAACTGGGCGGAGACCTGGGCTACGACGACAACGCCTGA
- a CDS encoding SDR family NAD(P)-dependent oxidoreductase translates to MAPKLTGTVALVTGASSGIGAATARRLAEDGASVALVARRKDRLTDLAAEIEKAGGTALVVEADITDRAQAEAAVQRAVGHFGRLDTLVNNAGLMLLGPVVGADADEWERMIAVNVQGLLYTTRAALPHLLKAAEDGPRRVADIVNISSIAGRVAWNGYGVYNLTKFGVNGFTESLRQEVTQRHVRVGVLEPGGVDTELGSHNDHKPEVREAIGTFYEQTEVLAPDDIADGVAYMVTRPRHASVGELWIMPTDQA, encoded by the coding sequence ATGGCACCGAAACTGACCGGCACCGTCGCTCTCGTCACCGGCGCGAGCAGCGGTATCGGCGCCGCCACAGCCCGCCGGCTCGCCGAGGACGGCGCTTCCGTCGCCCTCGTGGCCCGCCGCAAGGACCGCCTGACCGACCTGGCCGCCGAGATCGAGAAGGCCGGCGGCACCGCCCTGGTAGTGGAAGCGGACATCACCGACCGCGCCCAGGCCGAGGCCGCCGTGCAGCGGGCCGTCGGGCACTTCGGACGCCTCGACACCCTGGTCAACAACGCCGGCCTGATGCTCCTGGGCCCCGTCGTCGGCGCGGACGCCGACGAGTGGGAGCGCATGATCGCCGTCAACGTCCAAGGCCTGCTCTACACCACCCGCGCCGCCCTCCCGCACCTGCTCAAGGCCGCCGAGGACGGGCCGCGCCGGGTCGCCGACATCGTCAACATCAGCTCCATCGCGGGCCGCGTCGCCTGGAACGGCTACGGCGTCTACAACCTCACCAAGTTCGGCGTGAACGGCTTCACCGAGTCCCTGCGCCAGGAGGTCACCCAGCGGCACGTCCGCGTCGGTGTCCTCGAACCCGGCGGCGTGGACACCGAGCTCGGCTCGCACAACGACCACAAGCCCGAGGTCCGCGAAGCTATCGGCACCTTCTACGAGCAGACCGAGGTCCTCGCCCCCGACGACATCGCGGACGGCGTCGCCTACATGGTCACCCGCCCCCGCCACGCCTCCGTCGGCGAACTGTGGATCATGCCCACCGACCAGGCCTGA
- a CDS encoding flavodoxin, which produces MITVPRRPPKNDIADEKEFTEMTNTTRRKFLSLVTVALAGGSIAGCSIVGGAGEALSDSESSETVPPLDKARTLVAYFSVPETDDPNNMTDDEESSTHVVDGKVLGNTQHVAQIIGGSTGAQVFRIETAEELPLDHKTLSDLALKQQEENARPKLKSLIPNLEEYDTVFIGYPIWWYGLPMPVYTFLEQHDFSKKNIILFTTHGGSRLSGTVEIVTEKLADSTVISNAFTISRDDMDSAEAEVGDWLDSLGVS; this is translated from the coding sequence GTGATCACCGTGCCACGCCGCCCCCCAAAAAACGATATCGCTGACGAAAAGGAGTTCACTGAAATGACAAACACTACGCGCCGGAAATTTCTTTCACTGGTCACCGTCGCATTGGCAGGAGGAAGTATCGCAGGCTGCTCAATAGTAGGAGGGGCCGGCGAGGCACTCAGCGATTCCGAATCCTCCGAGACCGTCCCTCCGCTGGACAAGGCACGTACTTTGGTCGCCTATTTTTCGGTGCCGGAAACAGATGATCCGAACAACATGACCGACGATGAGGAGAGCAGCACTCACGTCGTTGACGGAAAGGTTCTCGGAAACACCCAGCACGTCGCTCAAATCATTGGGGGGAGCACGGGCGCCCAAGTGTTCCGCATCGAGACAGCAGAGGAGTTGCCCCTTGACCACAAAACGCTGTCAGATCTCGCACTCAAACAGCAGGAAGAAAACGCAAGGCCGAAACTCAAATCCCTGATCCCGAACCTCGAAGAATATGACACCGTATTCATCGGCTATCCGATCTGGTGGTACGGCCTGCCGATGCCGGTGTACACATTCCTTGAGCAGCACGATTTCAGCAAGAAAAACATCATCCTCTTCACCACCCATGGCGGAAGCCGCCTGTCGGGAACTGTGGAAATCGTCACCGAAAAGCTTGCTGATTCAACCGTGATCAGTAATGCGTTCACGATCTCGCGAGACGATATGGACAGTGCAGAGGCAGAGGTGGGTGACTGGCTCGACAGCCTCGGGGTTTCATGA
- a CDS encoding xanthine dehydrogenase family protein molybdopterin-binding subunit, with protein sequence MSPQPQAAVGAPLSRVDGRLKVTGKATYAAEHDIEGVVHAVVVDSSIGRGRITGIDTRAALAQPGVLKVISHLNAPVLPYRGNPESFDPPGKQLRVFQDDQVLFRGQPVAVVVASTLEAAQHAAELVNIRYDAEKTSTDMASAPAGEPVTYARGDADRAFAAAPVQVDATYEQARAHHNAMELHATIARWEGDKLTLWDKTQWPKGTQKDIAAVFGIPNDSVHVISPFVGGAFGNAIRAWPHIAISALAARETGRPVKLMLTRRQLYFGVGYRPSYEYRVRLGSDRRGRVSAMVQHLKAETSTYENFTERVLHTGQMLYNAPHVRQDYRTVALDVNTPIWMRGPGFATAGFAIESAMDELAHELGIDPIELRRRNEPEEDPADQLPFSTRRLRECYTVGAREFGWHRRNPKPRSTRDGDWLIGTGMAAGTYDVLRNAAQARVRLDADGTALVEAATSDMGPGTYTSHTQVAADALGLTMRNVTFRLGDSTMPPTPPHGGSQTMTNVGSAVQDGCDKVRRQAIKLAVEDRRSPLYGADPADIVVRAGRLHIQRDPARGETYRQLLARNNRTHLEVLGTWTPGEARHSMYTYGAIFAEVAVDARLGLIRVRRMLGVFDAGRIISPKLADSQALGGMVGGIGQALLEHTVTDHRDGRIVNADLANYMVPVNADIPDLRGIFLDGGEDLHADPIGVKGLGEVVYIGVAPAIANAVFNATGRRVRELPITAEALL encoded by the coding sequence GTGAGTCCGCAGCCGCAGGCAGCCGTCGGAGCACCGTTGTCCCGCGTGGATGGCCGGCTGAAAGTCACCGGGAAGGCGACGTACGCCGCCGAGCACGACATCGAAGGCGTCGTCCACGCCGTCGTCGTCGACAGCAGCATCGGCCGGGGCCGTATCACCGGTATCGACACCCGCGCTGCCCTCGCCCAGCCCGGCGTGCTGAAGGTGATCAGCCACCTCAACGCACCCGTGCTGCCCTACCGGGGCAACCCGGAGTCGTTCGATCCTCCGGGCAAACAGCTGCGGGTCTTCCAGGACGACCAGGTCCTCTTCCGCGGTCAGCCGGTCGCCGTCGTGGTCGCCTCCACCCTGGAGGCCGCCCAGCACGCGGCCGAGCTGGTGAACATCCGCTACGACGCCGAGAAGACGTCGACTGATATGGCGTCCGCGCCGGCCGGCGAGCCCGTGACCTATGCGCGGGGCGACGCGGACAGAGCGTTCGCAGCGGCCCCCGTACAGGTGGACGCGACCTACGAGCAGGCCCGCGCCCATCACAACGCGATGGAACTGCACGCCACCATCGCCCGCTGGGAGGGCGACAAGCTCACCCTGTGGGACAAGACCCAGTGGCCCAAGGGCACGCAGAAGGACATCGCCGCCGTCTTCGGCATCCCGAACGACTCGGTACATGTCATCTCCCCGTTCGTCGGCGGCGCGTTCGGCAACGCGATACGCGCCTGGCCGCACATCGCCATCTCGGCCCTCGCCGCCCGCGAGACTGGCCGTCCGGTCAAGCTCATGCTGACCCGCAGGCAGCTCTACTTCGGGGTGGGCTACCGGCCCTCGTACGAGTACCGGGTGCGCCTCGGCAGCGACCGGCGCGGCCGGGTGAGCGCCATGGTCCAGCACCTGAAGGCCGAGACCTCGACGTACGAGAACTTCACCGAAAGGGTCCTGCACACCGGGCAGATGCTCTACAACGCGCCCCACGTCCGCCAGGACTACCGCACGGTGGCGCTGGACGTGAACACGCCCATCTGGATGCGCGGCCCCGGCTTCGCCACCGCCGGCTTCGCCATCGAGTCCGCGATGGACGAACTCGCCCACGAACTGGGCATCGACCCCATCGAACTGCGCCGGCGCAACGAACCCGAAGAGGACCCGGCCGACCAGCTCCCGTTCTCCACCCGGAGACTGCGCGAGTGCTACACCGTCGGCGCCCGCGAGTTCGGCTGGCACCGTCGCAACCCGAAACCACGCTCCACCCGCGACGGCGACTGGCTGATCGGCACCGGCATGGCCGCCGGCACCTACGACGTCCTGCGCAACGCGGCCCAGGCCCGCGTCAGACTGGACGCCGACGGCACCGCCCTGGTCGAGGCCGCGACCAGCGACATGGGACCAGGCACCTACACCTCCCACACCCAGGTCGCCGCGGACGCGCTCGGCCTGACCATGCGCAACGTGACCTTCCGGCTCGGCGACTCCACCATGCCGCCGACCCCGCCCCACGGCGGCTCACAGACCATGACCAACGTCGGCTCCGCCGTCCAGGATGGCTGCGACAAGGTCCGCCGACAGGCGATCAAGCTCGCCGTCGAGGACCGGCGCTCACCGCTGTACGGCGCCGACCCCGCCGACATCGTGGTCCGCGCCGGACGCCTGCACATCCAGCGCGACCCGGCACGCGGGGAGACCTACCGGCAGCTCCTGGCCCGCAACAACCGCACCCACCTCGAGGTCCTCGGCACCTGGACCCCCGGCGAGGCCCGCCACTCCATGTACACCTACGGCGCGATCTTCGCCGAGGTCGCTGTCGACGCCCGACTCGGACTGATACGGGTGCGGCGGATGCTCGGCGTCTTCGACGCGGGCCGCATCATCAGCCCCAAGCTCGCCGACAGCCAGGCCCTCGGCGGCATGGTCGGCGGCATCGGCCAGGCACTCCTCGAACACACCGTCACCGACCACCGCGACGGCCGCATCGTCAACGCCGACCTCGCCAACTACATGGTCCCGGTCAACGCCGACATCCCCGACCTCCGGGGAATTTTCCTCGACGGCGGTGAGGACCTCCATGCCGACCCCATCGGCGTGAAGGGACTCGGCGAGGTCGTCTACATCGGCGTGGCACCCGCCATCGCCAACGCGGTCTTCAACGCCACCGGCCGCCGCGTGCGCGAACTGCCCATCACCGCCGAAGCCCTGCTCTGA
- a CDS encoding ester cyclase, which yields MRRYTKPAVVVTALGALGLAAFGTGAADAAGTVGGHAGSGSSPRITAESASWNHGTAQVNKRVMQRFTSEFLPTGDPALARKFISPNIVMHFGGTTQQGRDTYLGIVAANMRAFPDLKWTVEDMRAEGDTVAIRYTMTGTHEGPFAGVEATGKKIHAESFAFYRLSHGKIVEERAQLDMLGILTQMGAIPAA from the coding sequence ATGCGTCGATACACCAAGCCGGCCGTCGTCGTCACGGCGCTGGGAGCGCTCGGCCTCGCGGCCTTCGGAACGGGTGCCGCAGACGCGGCCGGCACGGTCGGCGGCCACGCCGGCTCCGGCTCGTCGCCCCGCATCACGGCGGAGTCCGCCTCGTGGAACCACGGGACCGCGCAGGTGAACAAGCGCGTCATGCAGCGCTTCACCAGTGAGTTCCTGCCCACCGGCGATCCCGCGCTGGCCAGGAAGTTCATCAGCCCGAACATCGTCATGCACTTCGGCGGAACGACGCAGCAGGGACGCGACACCTACCTCGGCATCGTCGCCGCCAACATGAGGGCCTTCCCCGACCTCAAGTGGACGGTGGAGGACATGCGGGCCGAGGGCGACACCGTGGCCATCCGTTACACCATGACCGGCACCCACGAAGGGCCCTTCGCCGGAGTCGAGGCCACGGGCAAGAAGATCCACGCGGAGAGCTTCGCGTTCTACCGCCTGTCCCACGGCAAGATCGTCGAGGAGCGCGCCCAGCTCGACATGCTCGGCATCCTCACGCAGATGGGCGCCATCCCCGCCGCGTAA